The candidate division WOR-3 bacterium nucleotide sequence CCCGTATGGAGCGAGCAAGGCCGCGGCTGAAATAGCTGTTTTGCAGTATTCGCGGTCATTCAACATGAATTGCTCGGTGATCAGACCTTTTCCCCAAGTCGGAAAGGGCCAGAACGGCAGGTTTTTTATCCCGTCAATGGCCAAACAAATAATGGACATTAAAAAAGGCATTCTGGCGCCAGAGATTAAAACAGGCAATCTAGGACCTGTAAGGACATACATAAGCGTTGAAGACGCAGTAGTTTTTTATCTGGCGATGATAGATAAAGCCCAAAAGGGAGAGATATACAACCTGGCGGGCAGACAAGACATCAGCCTTCTTCAAATACTTAACATGATGAAAGATATTGCGGGAGTGGAAGCCGAAATAGTTCAAAGCGACGATTTGCTGAGGGCTTCTGATCCGGAGTTCCAGCTCGGTTCACCGGAAAAAATAGAAAAGACGACGGGCTATACACCAAAAAGAAAAATAGAAGATGAGATAAGGGAAATACTGGATAATTACAGATGAAAATACTTCTTATAAATTGGGGAGACAGAAAAAATCCTTACGGCGGAGGCGCAGAGATACATCTCGAGGAAATTTTCTCAAGAATAGCACGATCGGGCAATGAAATATATCTTTTGTGTTCAGCATTCGAAGGTTCAAAAAAAGAAGAAGTGATTGACGACATAAACATCATTAGGACAGGAAGAAGAGCCACTTTCAATTTTGACGCCAGGAACTTCTACTTAAAAAAATTGTCGAATGAAAAATTTGATCTCCTCGTCGAGGATATTAACAAACTCCCGTTTTATTCACCTCTGTGGTCAAAAGTGCCGGTCCTGCCGGTTGTGCCTCATCTGTTCGGCACAACGGTTTTCAGGGAAGCTTCCGTTCCCCTCGCTTTCTACGTATATCTCTGGGAAAAAGGTCTTTTAAAAGTTTACGGAAAACTCGACATCGAAGTCATATCCGAATCCACAAAAGAAGATCTCGTCAGGCGCGGATTTGACGGAAACAGGGTGCACGTCATCCACTGCGGAATAGATCATAATGTATACAATCCCGGAGGAAGTAAAAGCGCGACACCTCTCATAGTCTACGTCGGGAGAATAAAAAAATACAAAAGAGTAGATCTTCCCATCAAAGCCGTAAGTATATTGAAAAAAGATTTTCCTGACATAAAACTCGTCATAGTCGGAGAAGGAGACGCTTCGGCGGAACTTAAAAAACTGGCGTCGAAATTGTTGAGACCCGAAGATTACGAATTCACGGGCTTCGTGACCATGGAGGAAAAGATTTCCTGGATGAGGAAGTCTCACGTAGTCATGAACACTTCTGAAA carries:
- a CDS encoding GDP-mannose 4,6-dehydratase, with the protein product MIYDISLKTVLVTGADGFVGGMVASKLSRDKRFKTVGTSLSEVCDEKKEFDLVTIDITDFKDVRKLIEETRPDIVYHFAAQSSAGYSFSDASTTFKVNFEGTINFLETMRETDIKFIYVSSSEVYGDTGGRKATENDLVAPLSPYGASKAAAEIAVLQYSRSFNMNCSVIRPFPQVGKGQNGRFFIPSMAKQIMDIKKGILAPEIKTGNLGPVRTYISVEDAVVFYLAMIDKAQKGEIYNLAGRQDISLLQILNMMKDIAGVEAEIVQSDDLLRASDPEFQLGSPEKIEKTTGYTPKRKIEDEIREILDNYR
- a CDS encoding glycosyltransferase family 4 protein, with amino-acid sequence MKILLINWGDRKNPYGGGAEIHLEEIFSRIARSGNEIYLLCSAFEGSKKEEVIDDINIIRTGRRATFNFDARNFYLKKLSNEKFDLLVEDINKLPFYSPLWSKVPVLPVVPHLFGTTVFREASVPLAFYVYLWEKGLLKVYGKLDIEVISESTKEDLVRRGFDGNRVHVIHCGIDHNVYNPGGSKSATPLIVYVGRIKKYKRVDLPIKAVSILKKDFPDIKLVIVGEGDASAELKKLASKLLRPEDYEFTGFVTMEEKISWMRKSHVVMNTSEKEGWGLTGVEANACGTAVVASDSPGIRDSIIDNYSGILVKHGDCNALADAAASFLNNEKLRKTTEKNALERVKELTWENAAEKTSKLIERILT